A window from Zingiber officinale cultivar Zhangliang chromosome 7A, Zo_v1.1, whole genome shotgun sequence encodes these proteins:
- the LOC122002192 gene encoding DNA damage-repair/toleration protein DRT102-like — translation MTSAENGTSAAGAPAFKIYTGADPFGCPLKDALVAHLHSLPGVEVVDLGTDKYYSVAEQIGRLVSAAAASGGSSPETRGVIACGTGVGVSIFANKFPRVYAAACFSEGDAANARSISACNVLTVSGMNTTPEDAVKILETWLKTPFKAPCPASGDADWPDDIQDFLDNAPKEMAAIPNIASSCAICCLKKAITFEPVEIMPGGEMKIVRESPTSAIVRFKAGSVEPAHHHTFGHDLLVMKGKKKVWNLTKKESYDLEDGDFLFTPAGDVHRVKYFTDTEFFIRWDGDWDIFLDEDLKAANEAIDKELAGSGN, via the coding sequence ATGACGTCTGCGGAGAACGGCACCAGCGCCGCCGGCGCCCCTGCCTTCAAGATCTACACCGGCGCCGATCCGTTCGGTTGCCCCCTCAAGGATGCCCTCGTCGCCCACCTCCACTCCCTCCCCGGCGTAGAAGTCGTCGACCTCGGCACCGACAAATATTATTCTGTCGCCGAGCAGATCGGCCGCCTCGTGAGCGCTGCCGCCGCTTCTGGAGGCTCTTCCCCCGAAACCCGCGGCGTCATCGCCTGCGGCACTGGAGTCGGCGTTTCCATCTTTGCCAACAAGTTCCCCCGGGTCTATGCCGCCGCCTGCTTCTCCGAGGGCGATGCCGCCAACGCCCGATCTATCAGCGCCTGCAACGTCCTCACCGTCTCCGGTATGAACACCACCCCCGAGGACGCCGTCAAGATTCTTGAAACCTGGCTCAAAACCCCCTTCAAAGCTCCCTGCCCGGCCTCCGGTGACGCCGATTGGCCGGATGATATCCAGGACTTCCTTGATAACGCCCCAAAGGAGATGGCTGCCATCCCCAATATCGCCTCCTCCTGTGCCATCTGCTGCCTGAAGAAAGCCATCACTTTTGAGCCCGTCGAGATCATGCCGGGCGGCGAGATGAAGATTGTGCGCGAGAGCCCGACGTCGGCGATagttaggtttaaggctgggagcGTTGAGCCGGCGCACCACCACACTTTCGGGCACGACCTCCTGGTGatgaaagggaagaagaaagtTTGGAATTTGACAAAAAAGGAGAGCTATGATCTTGAAGATGGGGACTTCCTGTTTACGCCGGCAGGGGATGTGCATCGAGTCAAGTACTTTACGGATACTGAGTTCTTCATCCGGTGGGACGGGGATTGGGATATCTTCCTTGATGAGGACCTGAAAGCAGCTAACGAAGCCATTGACAAGGAGCTTGCTGGAAGTGGTAATTGA